From a region of the Pyxidicoccus xibeiensis genome:
- a CDS encoding serine/threonine protein kinase — protein sequence MMNADPPSFLKPGAHLDAYRIRRWKGGGAYGDVYEGEKNGKPYALKLSKHRHSSDDPGKTYQRQLRELVCLVQLEHPNIAKVLGWTRTEAGYGCLVLEYVDGWTLAEWLQETRPTFGQVLRVFAKLADALAYMHRQGVRHRDVSLLNVMVRKADGEPVIIDLGAGEYSGAHELTDAPLPPGTTRYRSPEAARFFKEHQNDPSARYDFPPEDDLYSLAVCLYDALTDAEPARRADARKAPRLNVNSPTTAPLSARRVNPRVPEPVSAWVERWLVRDVEKRRPALAAMPGALEELGRQGGAEWLDTVQPPSEAGGAAPERTPPGTRRRVRGWAVAAAVLAAVAVFAWLRASPSSEGPPSQPAPESSSAPRAAAPDTPPSRPVPSTSAVPSPPQVPPVAKESPSVSAPKNPPPSPIGAKKSKKAAPVVSPEFLKQCAMAGASAAALMGCPASQVMPTREACPAAAVEAMDARGLENLSATNIIVDPKQPDFVKNEKECKDRGNWRRDIACFAIVGDGKIESVVRDGTYGLPKGTRLYGQLWTSGDEVVGRYTRAVFPPDFDVGERGWERDFPVCLALGLNGGAEKVSGSKPGAAILKATEQVRPIFGQWP from the coding sequence ATGATGAACGCGGACCCCCCCAGCTTCCTCAAGCCCGGCGCCCACCTCGACGCCTACCGCATTCGCAGGTGGAAGGGAGGGGGCGCCTATGGCGACGTGTACGAGGGCGAGAAGAACGGCAAGCCCTATGCCCTCAAGCTGTCCAAGCACCGCCACTCCAGCGACGACCCGGGCAAGACGTACCAGCGCCAACTGCGCGAGTTGGTGTGCCTTGTCCAACTGGAGCACCCCAACATTGCCAAGGTGCTCGGCTGGACGCGCACCGAGGCGGGTTACGGCTGTCTCGTGCTGGAATACGTGGACGGTTGGACGCTGGCCGAATGGCTCCAGGAAACGCGCCCCACCTTCGGGCAAGTCCTGCGCGTTTTCGCCAAGCTGGCCGATGCGCTGGCGTATATGCACCGCCAGGGCGTGCGGCACCGGGACGTTTCGCTGTTAAACGTCATGGTGCGCAAGGCGGACGGCGAGCCCGTCATCATCGATCTGGGGGCGGGAGAATACTCCGGGGCGCACGAGTTGACGGATGCGCCCTTGCCACCGGGTACTACCCGCTACCGCTCGCCCGAGGCGGCCCGCTTCTTCAAGGAACACCAGAACGACCCGAGCGCCCGGTACGACTTCCCGCCAGAGGATGACCTCTACTCGCTGGCCGTGTGCCTCTATGACGCGCTGACGGACGCGGAGCCCGCGCGCAGGGCGGACGCACGTAAGGCCCCGCGCCTCAACGTCAACAGCCCCACCACGGCGCCACTGTCCGCCCGCCGCGTCAATCCGCGCGTGCCGGAGCCGGTGAGCGCCTGGGTGGAACGGTGGTTGGTGCGTGACGTGGAGAAGCGGCGGCCCGCGTTGGCCGCCATGCCCGGCGCCCTGGAAGAGCTGGGCAGACAGGGCGGCGCGGAGTGGCTGGACACCGTGCAGCCCCCTTCGGAAGCGGGGGGCGCGGCCCCCGAGCGCACCCCACCCGGAACGCGGCGGCGCGTGCGGGGGTGGGCCGTGGCCGCCGCCGTGCTGGCCGCTGTCGCGGTGTTCGCGTGGCTGCGCGCCTCCCCCTCGTCAGAAGGGCCGCCCTCCCAGCCCGCGCCGGAGTCCTCCAGCGCCCCGCGTGCGGCGGCCCCGGACACGCCACCTTCCCGGCCCGTGCCGTCTACCAGTGCAGTACCGTCCCCACCCCAGGTGCCCCCCGTTGCGAAGGAAAGTCCCTCTGTGAGTGCCCCCAAGAATCCGCCCCCAAGTCCGATTGGCGCGAAGAAGTCGAAGAAGGCCGCGCCCGTCGTCAGCCCTGAATTCCTCAAGCAATGCGCCATGGCGGGTGCGAGTGCCGCCGCGTTGATGGGCTGTCCCGCCTCTCAGGTGATGCCCACGCGGGAGGCGTGCCCCGCAGCAGCCGTGGAAGCCATGGACGCAAGAGGGCTGGAGAATCTGAGTGCTACCAACATCATCGTTGACCCGAAGCAGCCCGATTTCGTGAAGAACGAGAAGGAGTGCAAGGACCGGGGCAACTGGCGCAGAGACATCGCGTGCTTCGCCATTGTGGGCGACGGGAAAATTGAAAGCGTCGTGAGGGACGGCACTTACGGGCTGCCCAAGGGCACGCGGCTCTACGGCCAACTGTGGACGAGTGGGGACGAGGTGGTGGGCCGCTACACCCGCGCCGTGTTTCCCCCCGACTTCGACGTTGGGGAAAGAGGTTGGGAGCGTGACTTCCCCGTCTGCCTTGCCCTCGGGCTCAACGGTGGTGCGGAGAAGGTTTCCGGTTCCAAGCCCGGTGCCGCGATACTCAAGGCGACCGAGCAAGTGCGGCCCATTTTTGGGCAGTGGCCATGA
- the sitI6 gene encoding SitI6 family double-CXXCG motif immunity protein, translating into MTRFYWLREDEAARGRFNGSFDATHRWRLPGVQCHACGVTWGGAGHDYPGVDLSQLPERARLVRPWPVAVEEFSRLRELARPLVPPGAALPPGTQFGPLEGSASGKFGPVAWQGTSLLLVLREELERLLAEGVRGLRGYSTALRFRQKNPPEILELQIEPHGRLHPDCIPPDVPPPCATCGRFAFSRPDEPILEVASLPTDRDLFRVGNFATMVIGTERFMEAVRHLDLDGITFRELPTR; encoded by the coding sequence ATGACGAGGTTCTATTGGTTGCGCGAAGACGAGGCGGCAAGGGGCCGCTTCAACGGGAGTTTCGATGCAACGCACAGGTGGCGCCTGCCTGGCGTGCAGTGCCACGCCTGTGGCGTCACATGGGGCGGGGCGGGGCACGACTATCCCGGAGTGGACTTGTCGCAGCTGCCCGAGCGGGCGAGGCTCGTACGTCCCTGGCCGGTGGCTGTTGAGGAGTTCTCGCGCCTGCGCGAGCTGGCGCGTCCTCTGGTCCCTCCCGGTGCCGCGTTGCCTCCCGGCACGCAATTCGGGCCCCTGGAAGGCTCGGCCTCCGGGAAGTTCGGCCCCGTTGCATGGCAAGGCACCTCTTTGTTGCTCGTGCTCCGGGAAGAACTGGAGCGCCTCTTGGCAGAAGGGGTGCGAGGGCTCCGGGGCTACTCGACGGCGCTTCGGTTCCGCCAGAAGAACCCGCCGGAAATCCTGGAACTCCAGATCGAGCCCCATGGCCGACTGCACCCGGACTGCATCCCGCCAGACGTGCCTCCCCCGTGTGCCACCTGTGGCCGGTTCGCATTCTCGCGGCCCGACGAACCCATCCTTGAGGTGGCCTCACTTCCCACGGACCGGGACCTGTTCCGCGTAGGCAACTTCGCCACGATGGTCATCGGCACCGAGCGATTCATGGAAGCAGTGCGCCACCTGGACCTGGACGGCATCACCTTCCGCGAGCTGCCTACGCGGTGA
- the sitA6 gene encoding SitA6 family polymorphic toxin lipoprotein produces MRTVLVSWFSLLTASLLGCSTIPRAPLQHSWDEAAVECEHPEEDQCVTLLCLGADCGFYRWEDAPGEVKSTRFPGARPPAAAPGSGPRRNWGGAGKLPGGAVMVFPNWNGGPERIIPPSRQLTPGRWEKHHIFPQAQDLAEWFRDRGVAIHDYTMLIPLHVHRRIHGNDGRGGPWNQAWRQLKDAKPFASPAELYKHAGELIYRFELFGGPIQPYYSRPGT; encoded by the coding sequence ATGCGAACTGTTCTCGTTTCGTGGTTTTCGCTGCTGACCGCGTCGTTGCTGGGCTGCTCAACGATTCCTCGCGCTCCCTTGCAGCACTCGTGGGACGAGGCTGCAGTGGAGTGCGAACACCCCGAGGAGGACCAGTGCGTCACCCTTCTGTGCCTGGGTGCCGACTGCGGCTTCTACCGCTGGGAGGACGCACCCGGTGAAGTCAAGTCGACGCGCTTCCCGGGAGCGCGGCCTCCTGCGGCGGCGCCGGGCAGCGGTCCGCGGAGGAACTGGGGAGGCGCGGGGAAGCTACCCGGTGGCGCCGTCATGGTCTTCCCCAACTGGAACGGCGGCCCCGAGAGAATCATCCCCCCTTCACGGCAGCTCACGCCCGGACGCTGGGAGAAACACCACATCTTTCCCCAGGCTCAAGACCTTGCGGAGTGGTTCAGGGATAGAGGCGTCGCGATTCACGACTACACCATGCTCATACCGCTTCACGTCCACCGACGGATTCACGGCAACGACGGGCGAGGGGGGCCATGGAACCAGGCATGGCGGCAGCTCAAGGATGCGAAGCCGTTCGCCAGCCCCGCTGAGCTCTACAAGCACGCGGGAGAGCTCATCTACCGCTTCGAGCTATTTGGCGGCCCCATCCAGCCCTACTATTCCCGGCCAGGGACGTGA
- a CDS encoding helix-turn-helix transcriptional regulator gives MTAPVRRPVTFRVAATDESLRASIGHAAKAARLRLGLSQWEVAETIGINSEVYGRIERGGMAPSIDTLHRLCVALGISADVAFGLESSGARAAAIEPVKQSTLIRRLVRRASVLSARSMRTLTWIAANMAPDARKKRAR, from the coding sequence GTGACTGCGCCCGTCCGGCGTCCGGTGACGTTTCGCGTCGCCGCTACGGACGAGTCCCTACGCGCATCCATTGGCCACGCCGCGAAAGCGGCGCGGCTCCGGTTGGGGCTCAGTCAGTGGGAAGTCGCGGAGACCATCGGCATCAACTCCGAGGTTTACGGGCGCATCGAGCGGGGGGGAATGGCTCCGAGCATTGACACGCTGCACCGCCTGTGCGTGGCGCTCGGCATTTCCGCTGACGTGGCTTTCGGCCTGGAGTCCTCCGGTGCGCGTGCTGCCGCGATTGAACCCGTGAAGCAAAGCACCCTGATTCGCCGCCTCGTGCGGCGTGCGTCCGTCCTCAGTGCGCGTTCGATGCGTACGCTGACGTGGATTGCCGCCAACATGGCGCCCGACGCGCGGAAGAAGCGGGCGCGGTAA
- a CDS encoding 4-fold beta flower protein → MARWLFDCNGNAIAFISGDNVFTQSGDFLGQLSGNQVWNSTYQGEIIADDRLVARDAKPLGLRGLPGLPGLPGLPGLPGLKGPILLPLGYHDLELDD, encoded by the coding sequence ATGGCGCGATGGCTCTTTGACTGTAATGGCAACGCAATCGCCTTCATCAGTGGCGACAACGTATTCACGCAATCTGGTGATTTCCTTGGACAACTCAGCGGCAACCAGGTGTGGAACAGCACCTATCAAGGGGAGATCATTGCTGACGACAGACTGGTTGCTAGAGATGCTAAACCTCTTGGCCTCCGTGGGCTACCGGGCTTGCCGGGGCTCCCTGGCCTGCCAGGGCTGCCTGGACTGAAGGGGCCAATTCTTTTGCCATTGGGCTATCACGATTTGGAACTTGACGATTAG
- a CDS encoding DUF2381 family protein: MRLRLLPQLPGLLLALLSMAAGAAETATPPSPSLQFRRVPLTAKTEVVRVAPGIPTTLNFDAEINQQAVKRDAPARVRLLAISERSVTLMTEGELREGVTLRVPFLNEPALAEPVFQLVTATDVADGQVMIYRSANAPELMRARLAELEARSAVCEAALSAQRERGKAMGPADWVLSGQVEDWGVRFAFLKRWSNSGTAGVEALQVRRFQAAAWVVLAMEVRNASGQLWRPGRAWLEGATGSRVEARTVRMAPEVLAPGERARVVVEFESPEKRPGEVFGLVVQDVDGARPLSATGVVIEDKAQEKSSP; encoded by the coding sequence ATGCGGTTACGCCTCTTGCCACAACTTCCCGGGCTCTTGCTGGCGCTCCTGTCCATGGCGGCAGGGGCGGCGGAAACAGCGACGCCCCCCAGCCCCTCCCTTCAATTTCGCCGCGTGCCCCTCACGGCGAAAACCGAGGTGGTGCGCGTCGCTCCGGGTATCCCCACGACGCTCAATTTCGACGCGGAGATAAACCAACAGGCCGTGAAGCGGGATGCCCCGGCCCGCGTCAGACTGCTGGCGATTTCGGAGCGCTCCGTCACGTTGATGACCGAGGGCGAACTGCGCGAAGGGGTGACGCTGCGCGTGCCATTCCTGAATGAGCCCGCCCTCGCAGAACCCGTCTTCCAACTCGTCACCGCTACGGACGTGGCGGACGGGCAGGTGATGATTTACCGCAGCGCCAACGCGCCGGAGTTGATGCGAGCGCGGTTGGCCGAGTTGGAGGCCCGCAGCGCCGTGTGCGAGGCGGCACTCTCTGCGCAACGCGAGCGCGGCAAGGCCATGGGCCCCGCTGATTGGGTCCTCTCGGGGCAGGTAGAGGATTGGGGTGTTCGTTTCGCCTTTCTCAAGCGGTGGTCCAACTCGGGCACGGCGGGTGTGGAGGCTTTACAAGTCCGTCGCTTCCAGGCGGCTGCGTGGGTGGTGCTCGCCATGGAAGTGCGGAACGCGTCCGGGCAGCTCTGGCGGCCGGGGCGGGCATGGCTGGAAGGTGCCACCGGCAGCCGCGTGGAAGCGCGCACGGTGCGCATGGCGCCCGAAGTGCTGGCGCCCGGAGAAAGGGCGCGCGTGGTGGTGGAATTCGAGAGTCCGGAGAAGCGCCCGGGAGAAGTCTTCGGGTTGGTGGTGCAGGACGTGGACGGCGCCCGGCCCCTGTCCGCTACGGGCGTGGTGATTGAGGACAAAGCGCAGGAGAAGAGCAGCCCATGA
- a CDS encoding protein kinase domain-containing protein, whose protein sequence is MVEDLGPGHHGERVLVARHRVKGDARGRVILKALPLPAVTSELKLARKRLEEEVRLASYLRHPNIGRVYGMHKVQGALYVITESVTGCSLNTLVEVALTHERYFPESFMLYVGTQMAGALAHAHACRSERGEPLNIVHRAIDPVRIRVTLAGEVKLMDFGLASARLPGQRSTRRPGARGDVYWASPEALLGQPEDARSDLFTLGMVLVEFATGRHLLSAPDMLLEGLWALVPEAERERLGSAIARVQDDWDGVDPEETILRAATFTPADVDAATQRLSEPTRAVFRKLLHREPAERYPSALALQEALSSVLRERGGYSAKNAADEIQAAMRRAGEARADEEDGAQSAFCVDAITTEPSPP, encoded by the coding sequence ATGGTGGAGGACTTGGGGCCCGGCCACCATGGCGAGCGCGTGCTCGTGGCGCGCCATCGCGTCAAGGGCGACGCACGCGGGAGGGTCATCCTCAAGGCGTTGCCCCTGCCCGCCGTCACGTCCGAGTTGAAGCTGGCGCGTAAACGACTGGAGGAAGAGGTACGGCTCGCCAGCTATCTGCGCCATCCGAACATCGGCCGCGTCTACGGAATGCACAAAGTCCAGGGCGCCCTGTATGTGATTACGGAGTCCGTCACCGGGTGCTCACTCAATACCCTTGTCGAAGTGGCGCTGACGCATGAGCGCTACTTTCCCGAATCCTTCATGCTGTACGTGGGCACCCAAATGGCTGGGGCCCTGGCGCACGCGCACGCCTGCCGGAGTGAGAGGGGCGAGCCGCTGAACATCGTCCACCGCGCGATTGACCCGGTGCGCATTCGCGTGACGCTGGCGGGGGAAGTGAAGCTGATGGATTTTGGCCTCGCGTCCGCGCGGCTTCCGGGCCAGCGGAGCACGCGCCGACCCGGCGCACGGGGAGACGTTTATTGGGCCTCGCCCGAGGCGCTACTCGGGCAGCCCGAGGATGCGCGCTCGGACCTGTTCACGCTGGGCATGGTGCTGGTGGAGTTCGCCACCGGGAGGCACCTGCTCAGTGCGCCCGACATGCTGCTGGAGGGCTTGTGGGCGCTCGTACCTGAAGCGGAGCGGGAGCGGCTGGGCAGCGCGATTGCCCGCGTGCAGGATGATTGGGATGGGGTGGACCCAGAGGAAACCATTTTGCGGGCAGCCACCTTCACCCCGGCGGACGTGGACGCGGCAACGCAACGACTCTCAGAGCCCACGCGGGCCGTGTTCCGCAAGTTGCTGCACCGGGAACCGGCAGAGCGCTACCCGTCCGCACTCGCGCTGCAAGAGGCGTTGTCCAGCGTGCTCCGGGAGCGCGGGGGGTACAGCGCCAAGAATGCGGCAGACGAAATCCAGGCGGCAATGCGGCGGGCGGGCGAAGCGCGGGCCGATGAAGAGGACGGAGCGCAGAGCGCGTTCTGCGTGGACGCCATCACGACGGAGCCGAGCCCGCCGTGA
- a CDS encoding dienelactone hydrolase family protein has translation MTTRAAAAPRNLEEDDPLEDFQHREVTLLGKTRKVYTAGTGPAVIVMAEMPGISPRVARFARWVRDSGLTAWMPSLFGRDGAVPTAKEGRAVFERACISREFRALGANESSPISAWLRALAAHAHAECGGPGVGAIGMCFTGNFALSMMLEKAVLAPVLSQPSLPLDEPAGVQIAPDELARVRQRLEDEDLTVLAYRFEGDAFCRAERFAAYQRALGERFVARVLPDSAAGPKAARSDDFFRFIPTPHSVLTVHLVDREGEPTAAARDEVLAFFRRRLLA, from the coding sequence ATGACGACCCGAGCAGCCGCGGCCCCGCGCAATCTCGAAGAAGACGACCCGCTCGAAGACTTCCAGCACCGGGAGGTCACGCTGCTGGGGAAGACTCGAAAGGTCTACACGGCGGGAACCGGCCCCGCCGTCATCGTGATGGCCGAGATGCCGGGCATCAGCCCGCGCGTGGCGCGCTTCGCCCGCTGGGTGCGGGACTCCGGCCTCACGGCATGGATGCCCAGCCTCTTCGGCCGCGACGGCGCCGTGCCCACCGCGAAGGAGGGACGGGCCGTCTTCGAGCGCGCGTGCATCAGCAGGGAGTTCCGGGCGTTGGGCGCGAACGAGTCGAGCCCCATCTCGGCATGGCTGCGAGCGCTCGCCGCGCATGCACATGCGGAGTGCGGCGGCCCGGGCGTGGGCGCGATTGGCATGTGCTTCACCGGCAACTTCGCGCTGTCGATGATGCTGGAGAAGGCGGTGCTGGCTCCGGTGCTGTCGCAGCCGTCGCTGCCGCTCGATGAGCCCGCGGGGGTGCAGATTGCTCCCGACGAGCTCGCGCGCGTACGGCAGCGACTGGAGGACGAGGACCTGACAGTCCTCGCCTATCGCTTCGAGGGGGACGCCTTCTGTCGCGCGGAGCGCTTCGCCGCGTACCAGCGGGCGCTCGGCGAGCGCTTCGTCGCGCGCGTGCTGCCTGACAGCGCCGCGGGCCCGAAGGCGGCGCGCTCCGACGACTTCTTCCGCTTCATCCCCACGCCTCACAGCGTCCTGACCGTCCACCTCGTCGACCGGGAGGGCGAGCCCACCGCCGCCGCGAGAGACGAAGTCCTAGCGTTCTTCCGTCGGCGGCTCCTGGCGTGA
- a CDS encoding AHH domain-containing protein yields the protein MRVHRAAALLLALVTGCASGRVVRLETGRGPSVVFTPVNGEAGPVEVERDDFKKAVARLTREMRPPANPQQAARHLMGVDARGGAYFFNERTRQLTPLDGAALASDMPPADVELTRSYLRWCERTGRKGDCLRLLIESPTVTGDGHYTLAMALAQGVVREEMLDAFRDMADPHAALSAVLWTMTLYLVLWSVPEPVSKGLAAVMTATAIVYLGVDTFWSLIAGFKRLVEAADRATTFDDLRDAGERYGKVMGQNAARAFALLATVAVGNTAVGFAGKVPTLPGSAQAAVLAGDRAGIRLAAVGDVGAVAVSGEAVTVALAPNAIAMTARAMGGAAAAPVDAEGHDHHIATNKWWKSTHNDGPWSPEFQKIFDKAGMSLDDPANIVRVKGHKGPHPLEYHERIFERLTNATRGCRTMQQCREALTTELRKLGQEIATPGTKFNRLVTGT from the coding sequence ATGAGGGTACATCGCGCTGCCGCGCTGCTGCTGGCTTTGGTGACAGGTTGTGCCTCGGGGCGCGTGGTGCGCTTGGAAACTGGCCGAGGGCCGTCGGTCGTCTTCACTCCCGTCAACGGTGAAGCCGGGCCGGTGGAGGTGGAGCGGGACGACTTCAAGAAGGCCGTGGCGCGGCTGACGCGGGAGATGCGGCCTCCGGCCAATCCCCAGCAGGCCGCGCGGCATCTGATGGGAGTGGATGCCCGAGGCGGCGCGTACTTCTTCAACGAGCGGACCCGGCAGCTCACGCCGCTGGACGGCGCTGCATTGGCGTCCGACATGCCCCCAGCGGACGTGGAACTGACGCGGTCATATCTGCGCTGGTGCGAGCGCACCGGGCGCAAGGGCGACTGTCTGCGCCTGTTGATAGAGAGTCCTACCGTCACCGGAGACGGGCACTACACCCTGGCCATGGCCCTGGCTCAAGGTGTCGTCCGGGAAGAGATGCTGGACGCCTTTCGGGACATGGCCGACCCACACGCGGCGCTCTCGGCGGTGCTGTGGACCATGACCCTCTACCTGGTCCTCTGGTCGGTACCCGAGCCGGTGAGCAAGGGCCTGGCTGCCGTGATGACGGCCACAGCCATCGTCTACCTGGGGGTAGATACCTTCTGGTCGCTGATAGCGGGCTTCAAGCGGCTGGTGGAAGCGGCGGACCGGGCCACCACGTTTGACGACTTGCGCGATGCGGGCGAGCGCTACGGCAAGGTCATGGGCCAGAACGCGGCGCGAGCCTTCGCGCTGCTGGCGACGGTGGCCGTGGGCAACACTGCGGTGGGTTTCGCGGGCAAGGTGCCCACGCTGCCCGGCTCCGCCCAGGCGGCGGTGCTGGCCGGGGACCGCGCGGGCATCCGCCTTGCCGCCGTGGGCGACGTGGGCGCGGTGGCCGTGTCGGGCGAAGCCGTCACCGTGGCACTGGCTCCCAACGCTATTGCCATGACGGCACGGGCCATGGGGGGCGCGGCTGCCGCCCCGGTGGACGCGGAGGGCCATGACCACCACATCGCTACGAACAAGTGGTGGAAGTCCACCCACAATGATGGCCCGTGGTCGCCCGAGTTTCAGAAGATTTTCGACAAGGCGGGCATGTCGCTGGACGACCCGGCCAACATCGTTCGCGTCAAGGGCCACAAGGGGCCGCACCCGCTGGAGTATCATGAGCGAATTTTCGAGCGGCTGACTAATGCAACAAGAGGGTGCCGCACCATGCAGCAATGCCGCGAGGCGCTGACAACGGAACTCCGCAAGTTGGGGCAGGAAATCGCCACTCCAGGCACCAAGTTCAACAGGCTGGTGACAGGCACCTAG
- a CDS encoding restriction endonuclease, whose product MYEPQPSDFGLTDDALLRHARFDDTSSYRIGMGIGGTLGVLPCLLSALKGEFVVAFVMLFGVGIGVLFFGSLLGSVAAGAFRRATNPEYRRYLEYKSALEAYRKAVAYADRLFWLSLSGEDFERQLARVLSEAGCQVSLTPRTGDQGIDLVIKYKGKTYLIQCKAHASPMGPSAARELYGTLMANKADGAILATLAGWTQGTANFVSGKPLALWDLAHILNIQEHKSVPWLYLPEAHQVPRASAPP is encoded by the coding sequence ATGTACGAGCCACAGCCTAGCGATTTCGGGCTCACTGACGATGCACTCCTTCGCCACGCTCGGTTCGACGACACTAGCAGCTATAGAATAGGGATGGGGATTGGCGGAACGCTCGGAGTCCTGCCTTGTTTGCTCTCTGCGCTTAAAGGAGAGTTCGTCGTTGCCTTCGTGATGCTCTTCGGCGTAGGCATCGGAGTCCTCTTCTTCGGGTCTCTCCTCGGCAGCGTCGCGGCAGGCGCGTTCCGCCGAGCGACAAATCCTGAGTACCGGCGCTACTTAGAATATAAGTCAGCACTTGAAGCGTACAGAAAGGCAGTTGCGTATGCCGACAGACTGTTCTGGCTGAGTCTCTCAGGAGAGGATTTTGAGAGGCAACTCGCGCGAGTGCTGAGTGAAGCCGGATGCCAAGTCTCGCTCACGCCGCGAACGGGTGACCAGGGGATTGACCTTGTGATCAAGTACAAAGGCAAAACGTACCTTATCCAGTGCAAAGCACACGCGTCGCCGATGGGACCATCTGCTGCGCGGGAACTCTACGGCACCCTGATGGCAAATAAGGCCGATGGAGCAATCTTGGCGACACTCGCTGGCTGGACTCAAGGCACGGCCAACTTTGTAAGCGGCAAACCTCTTGCTCTCTGGGATTTGGCTCACATCTTGAACATTCAAGAGCACAAGTCTGTCCCATGGCTCTATCTTCCCGAAGCCCATCAGGTTCCTCGGGCGAGCGCTCCCCCATGA